In one Tripterygium wilfordii isolate XIE 37 chromosome 22, ASM1340144v1, whole genome shotgun sequence genomic region, the following are encoded:
- the LOC119991030 gene encoding ankyrin repeat-containing protein At5g02620-like isoform X2 gives MRDLKAESSEPQERSNMDPVRGTEDTEYIRNLPILRAIDKGDLETAKNLLDKNPGALIANLTSDEDKALHVAVLAGNVDIVEELVNRLSRIDLQVKNKKDSTALNYAAMGGIKAIAEHLIRKNRNLITIPNGNGQIPVVVASLYSHKDMVWYLYENTPKEELSPEKGPNGAMLLTTCVMGDLFDIALDLLQHHRRLAVTHDTDGDTAPAVLAQKPSAFPSGTPLRFWQHWIYSLICLPSPQSLHNTNGDIESQSLHTGSTIRRNMIAEGLHKLREMIWLHLKGFVPAIKYLYDLKLTHAQAQKLLCCICEVIFTSPESEFEKTGVYKAVFNAVKHGIVEFIEEIIKQYPDIIWSTDKNGRGIFLCATACRQEKIFNLIFHLGAKKSPLAASWDYDSNTILHQAALIAPSSQLDRVSGAALQMQRELLWLKEVERIVHPKYKEMTNKDGKTARALFTDEHKELKKEGEEWMKKTAESSTVVAALIATIMFAAAFTLPGGLDDKTGDPRYLDRNSFMVFIISDAMSLLASSVSLLMFLRVLTSLYREEDFLISLPTKLIVGLSTLFFSIAAMMITFGINLIIMLSQRVLWVSFPIILLGSLPVTIFAMLQFPLFIEILRSTYGPGIFDKPKKWRFMSWKMKRN, from the exons ATGAG GGATTTGAAAGCAGAATCTTCAGAGCCACAAGAAAGGTCCAACATGGACCCAGTTCGAG GTACAGAGGACACTGAATACATCCGTAATTTGCCCATCTTAAGGGCTATAGATAAAGGTGACTTGGAGACTGCCAAGAACTTACTTGATAAGAACCCCGGGGCGCTAATTGCCAACCTTACGTCGGATGAGGACAAAGCTCTTCATGTTGCAGTTCTAGCTGGAAATGTAGATATTGTTGAAGAGTTGGTGAATCGGTTATCTCGAATAGACTTgcaagtgaaaaacaaaaaagattctACAGCTTTGAACTATGCTGCAATGGGAGGTATCAAAGCAATTGCTGAGCACTTGATCAGAAAGAATCGAAATTTGATTACAATCCCCAACGGTAATGGTCAAATCCCAGTTGTTGTGGCTTCTCTATATAGTCATAAAGATATGGTTTGGTATCTTTACGAAAATACTCCAAAAGAAGAGTTAAGCCCAGAGAAAGGCCCGAATGGCGCTATGCTTCTCACAACTTGTGTCATGGGAGATCTATTTG ATATTGCTTTGGATCTACTTCAACATCATCGAAGATTGGCTGTCACCCACGATACTGACGGGGATACAGCCCCTGCCGTGTTGGCTCAAAAGCCTTCTGCATTTCCAAGTGGAACTCCACTTAGATTTTGGCAGCATTGGATATATTCAC ttataTGTCTTCCTTCACCTCAATCTTTGCACAACACTAATGGAGATATTGAAAGCCAAAGCCTCCATACTGGATCAACCATTCGGAGGAACATGATCGCAGAAG GACTTCACAAGCTGAGGGAAATGATTTGGTTGCACCTAAAAGGGTTTG TCCCAGCTATCAAGTACCTTTATGACTTGAAGTTGACTCATGCCCAAGCCCAGAAATTACTGTGCTGCATTTGTGAAGTAATATTTACTAGTCCTGAGTCAGAGTTTGAGAAAACGGGGGTATACAAAGCAGTATTCAATGCTGTTAAGCATGGCATTGTTGAGTTCATAGAAGAGATAATTAAGCAATATCCTGACATTATATGGAGCACTGATAAAAATGGACGAGGTATATTTCTCTGTGCCACTGCATGTCGTCAGGAAAAGATATTCAACCTTATATTTCACCTGGGTGCCAAGAAGAGCCCATTGGCAGCAAGTTGGGACTATGATTCGAATACCATTTTACATCAAGCTGCACTAATAGCACCATCTTCTCAGCTTGATCGTGTTTCGGGTGCAGCCCTTCAGATGCAAAGGGAGCTTCTGTGGTTGAAG GAGGTGGAGCGTATTGTACATCCCAAGTATAAGGAGATGACTAATAAAGACGGAAAAACAGCTCGAGCTCTTTTTACAGATGAGCACAAGGAGCTAAAGAAAGAGGGGGAAGAATGGATGAAGAAGACAGCAGAATCTAGCACTGTTGTGGCTGCGCTCATTGCTACCATAATGTTTGCAGCGGCCTTCACCCTTCCTGGGGGTTTAGATGATAAAACTGGTGATCCTCGATATCTGGATCGAAACTCTTTCATGGTTTTCATAATATCTGACGCAATGTCTTTGCTCGCTTCGTCAGTGTCATTGTTGATGTTCTTGCGGGTCCTCACATCACTTTATAGAGAAGAAGATTTCCTCATATCTTTACCGACAAAATTAATCGTAGGTCTCtccacccttttcttttctatagcAGCTATGATGATCACTTTCGGAATCAACCTCATTATCATGTTAAGCCAACGGGTACTTTGGGTTTCTTTTCCAATTATCTTGCTTGGTAGCCTTCCCGTCACCATTTTCGCAATGCTACAATTCCCGCTCTTCATTGAAATTTTACGTTCGACATATGGTCCTGGAATTTTCGATAAGCCAAAGAAGTGGAGGTTCATGTCAtggaaaatgaagagaaactAG
- the LOC119991031 gene encoding uncharacterized protein LOC119991031 has product MDTVQGAQDPEYIRNLPLLRAIDKGDWETAKNFLDNNPGALTASLTSDEDKALHVAVLAGNVEIVEELVNRLSSKNLEVKNQKESTALNYAAMGGIKVIAEHLIRKNQNLITICNGNDQIPVVVASLYGHKDMVRYLYEKTAKQYLKGANGAMLLTTCIMGDLFDIALDLLQHHPRLAVAQDTDKDTAPDVLAKKPSAFPSGTTLRFWQHWIYSLICIPSHQTLRNTNGDIERLHSGSPIRRNMIAEGLPKLGETFWRHLKNFVPAIRYLYDLKLTHAQAQKLLCCICEVIFTNPESEFEKMGVYKAVFNAVKHGIVEFIEEIIKQYPDIIWSTDKNGRGIFLCATACRQEKIFNLIYHLGAKSLLAASCDKDQNTILHQAALIAPSSQLDRVSGAALQMQRELQWFKEVQDIVQPKYTGMFNSKDKTPRALFTEQHRKLKEEGEEWMKETAESSAFVAALIATIMFSAAFTVPGGEDADTGYPLYLDRNSFMVFIISDAVSLFTSSTSLLMFLGILSTRYREEDFLISLPTKLIVGFSTLFFSIATMMITFGITLVIMLRQRAPWVSFPIILLGSVPVTIFAMLQFPLFVEILWLTYGPGIFDKPKKRLFMSGKMKRS; this is encoded by the exons ATGGACACAGTTCAAG GTGCACAGGACCCTGAATACATCCGTAATTTGCCCCTCTTAAGGGCTATAGATAAAGGTGACTGGGAGACTGCCAAGAACTTTCTTGATAATAACCCCGGCGCGCTAACTGCCAGCCTTACTTCGGATGAGGACAAAGCTCTTCATGTTGCAGTTCTAGCTGGAAATGTAGAGATTGTTGAAGAGTTGGTGAATCGGCTATCTTCAAAAAACTTGGAAgtgaaaaaccaaaaagaatCCACAGCTTTGAACTATGCTGCAATGGGAGGTATCAAAGTAATTGCTGAGCACTTGATCagaaagaatcaaaatttgatTACAATCTGCAACGGTAATGATCAAATCCCAGTTGTTGTGGCTTCTCTATATGGTCATAAAGATATGGTGCGGTATCTTTACGAAAAGACAGCAAAACAATATTTGAAAGGCGCGAATGGTGCTATGCTTCTCACAACTTGTATCATGGGAGATCTATTTG ATATTGCTTTGGATCTTCTTCAACATCATCCAAGATTGGCAGTCGCCCAAGATACTGACAAGGATACAGCCCCTGACGTGTTGGCTAAAAAGCCTTCTGCATTTCCAAGTGGAACTACTCTTAGATTTTGGCAGCATTGGATATATTCAC TTATATGTATTCCGTCACATCAAACTTTGCGCAACACTAATGGAGACATTGAGAGGCTCCATTCTGGATCACCCATTCGGAGGAACATGATTGCAGAAG GACTTCCCAAGCTTGGGGAAACGTTTTGGCGGCACCtaaaaaattttg TCCCAGCTATCAGGTACCTTTATGACTTGAAGTTGACTCATGCCCAAGCCCAGAAACTACTGTGCTGCATTTGTGAAGTAATATTTACTAATCCTGAGTCAGAGTTTGAGAAAATGGGGGTATACAAAGCAGTATTCAATGCTGTTAAGCATGGCATTGTTGAGTTCATAGAAGAGATAATTAAACAATATCCTGACATTATATGGAGCACTGATAAAAATGGACGAGGTATATTTCTCTGTGCCACTGCATGTCGTCAGGAAAAGATATTCAACCTTATATATCACCTGGGTGCCAAGAGCTTATTGGCAGCAAGTTGTGACAAGGATCAAAATACCATTTTACATCAAGCTGCACTAATAGCACCATCTTCTCAGCTTGATCGTGTTTCGGGTGCAGCCCTGCAGATGCAAAGGGAGCTTCAGTGGTTCAAG GAGGTGCAGGATATTGTACAACCCAAGTATACGGGGATGTTTAATAGCAAAGACAAAACACCTCGAGCACTTTTTACCGAGCAGCACAGGAAGCTAAAGGAAGAGGGGGAAGAATGGATGAAGGAGACAGCAGAATCTAGCGCCTTTGTGGCTGCTCTCATTGCTACCATAATGTTTTCAGCAGCCTTCACCGTTCCTGGGGGTGAAGATGCTGACACTGGTTATCCTCTCTATTTGGATAGAAACTCTTTCATGGTTTTCATAATATCCGACGCAGTGTCTTTGTTCACTTCCTCAACTTCGTTGTTGATGTTCTTGGGAATTCTCTCAACACGGTATAGAGAAGAAGATTTCCTCATATCTTTACCGACAAAATTAATCGTAGGTTTCtccacccttttcttttctatagcAACTATGATGATCACTTTCGGAATCACCCTCGTTATCATGTTACGCCAACGGGCACCTTGGGTTTCTTTTCCAATTATCTTGCTCGGTAGCGTTCCTGTCACCATTTTCGCAATGCTACAGTTCCCGCTCTTTGTTGAAATTTTGTGGTTGACATATGGTCCTGGAATTTTCGATAAGCCAAAGAAGAGGTTGTTCATGTCAGGGAAAATGAAGAGAAGCTAG
- the LOC119991030 gene encoding uncharacterized protein LOC119991030 isoform X3, with product MRDLKAESSEPQERSNMDPVRGTEDTEYIRNLPILRAIDKGDLETAKNLLDKNPGALIANLTSDEDKALHVAVLAGNVDIVEELVNRLSRIDLQVKNKKDSTALNYAAMGGIKAIAEHLIRKNRNLITIPNGNGQIPVVVASLYSHKDMVWYLYENTPKEELSPEKGPNGAMLLTTCVMGDLFDIALDLLQHHRRLAVTHDTDGDTAPAVLAQKPSAFPSGTPLRFWQHWIYSLICLPSPQSLHNTNGDIESQSLHTGSTIRRNMIAEGLHKLREMIWLHLKGFVPAIKYLYDLKLTHAQAQKLLCCICEVIFTSPESEFEKTGVYKAVFNAVKHGIVEFIEEIIKQYPDIIWSTDKNGRGIFLCATACRQEKIFNLIFHLGAKKSPLAASWDYDSNTILHQAALIAPSSQLDRVSGAALQMQRELLWLKEVERIVHPKYREMINREGKTPRELFTEEHKNLKKEGEKWMKKTAQSSTVVAALIATIMFAAAFTFPGGLDDDTGDPRYLDRNSFMVFIISDAISLLASSVSLLIFLGILTSRYREEDFLISLPTKLIAGLFTLFFSIATMMVAFGITLVIMLRQRIAWVSFPIILLASLPVTIFAMLQFPLFVEILCSTYGYGIFDNPKKKWFM from the exons ATGAG GGATTTGAAAGCAGAATCTTCAGAGCCACAAGAAAGGTCCAACATGGACCCAGTTCGAG GTACAGAGGACACTGAATACATCCGTAATTTGCCCATCTTAAGGGCTATAGATAAAGGTGACTTGGAGACTGCCAAGAACTTACTTGATAAGAACCCCGGGGCGCTAATTGCCAACCTTACGTCGGATGAGGACAAAGCTCTTCATGTTGCAGTTCTAGCTGGAAATGTAGATATTGTTGAAGAGTTGGTGAATCGGTTATCTCGAATAGACTTgcaagtgaaaaacaaaaaagattctACAGCTTTGAACTATGCTGCAATGGGAGGTATCAAAGCAATTGCTGAGCACTTGATCAGAAAGAATCGAAATTTGATTACAATCCCCAACGGTAATGGTCAAATCCCAGTTGTTGTGGCTTCTCTATATAGTCATAAAGATATGGTTTGGTATCTTTACGAAAATACTCCAAAAGAAGAGTTAAGCCCAGAGAAAGGCCCGAATGGCGCTATGCTTCTCACAACTTGTGTCATGGGAGATCTATTTG ATATTGCTTTGGATCTACTTCAACATCATCGAAGATTGGCTGTCACCCACGATACTGACGGGGATACAGCCCCTGCCGTGTTGGCTCAAAAGCCTTCTGCATTTCCAAGTGGAACTCCACTTAGATTTTGGCAGCATTGGATATATTCAC ttataTGTCTTCCTTCACCTCAATCTTTGCACAACACTAATGGAGATATTGAAAGCCAAAGCCTCCATACTGGATCAACCATTCGGAGGAACATGATCGCAGAAG GACTTCACAAGCTGAGGGAAATGATTTGGTTGCACCTAAAAGGGTTTG TCCCAGCTATCAAGTACCTTTATGACTTGAAGTTGACTCATGCCCAAGCCCAGAAATTACTGTGCTGCATTTGTGAAGTAATATTTACTAGTCCTGAGTCAGAGTTTGAGAAAACGGGGGTATACAAAGCAGTATTCAATGCTGTTAAGCATGGCATTGTTGAGTTCATAGAAGAGATAATTAAGCAATATCCTGACATTATATGGAGCACTGATAAAAATGGACGAGGTATATTTCTCTGTGCCACTGCATGTCGTCAGGAAAAGATATTCAACCTTATATTTCACCTGGGTGCCAAGAAGAGCCCATTGGCAGCAAGTTGGGACTATGATTCGAATACCATTTTACATCAAGCTGCACTAATAGCACCATCTTCTCAGCTTGATCGTGTTTCGGGTGCAGCCCTTCAGATGCAAAGGGAGCTTCTGTGGTTGAAG GAGGTCGAGCGTATTGTACATCCCAAGTATAGGGAGATGATTAATCGTGAAGGAAAAACACCTCGAGAACTTTTTACAGAGGAGCACAAGAACCTAAAGAAAGAGGgggaaaaatggatgaagaAGACAGCACAATCTAGCACTGTTGTGGCTGCGCTCATTGCTACCATAATGTTTGCAGCGGCCTTCACCTTTCCTGGGGGTTTAGATGATGACACTGGTGACCCTCGATATCTGGATCGAAACTCTTTCATGGTTTTCATAATATCTGACGCAATATCTTTGCTCGCTTCGTCAGTTTCATTGTTGATCTTCTTGGGAATCCTCACATCACGTTATAGAGAAGAAGACTTCCTCATATCTTTACCAACAAAATTAATCGCAGGTCTcttcacccttttcttttctatagcAACTATGATGGTCGCTTTTGGAATCACCCTCGTTATCATGTTACGCCAACGGATAGCTTGGGTTTCTTTTCCAATTATCTTGCTTGCTAGCCTTCCTGTCACCATTTTCGCAATGCTACAATTCCCGctttttgttgaaattttatGTTCGACATATGGTTATGGAATTTTCGATAACCCAAAGAAGAAATGGTTCATGTAA
- the LOC119991030 gene encoding uncharacterized protein LOC119991030 isoform X1 produces the protein MRDLKAESSEPQERSNMDPVRGTEDTEYIRNLPILRAIDKGDLETAKNLLDKNPGALIANLTSDEDKALHVAVLAGNVDIVEELVNRLSRIDLQVKNKKDSTALNYAAMGGIKAIAEHLIRKNRNLITIPNGNGQIPVVVASLYSHKDMVWYLYENTPKEELSPEKGPNGAMLLTTCVMGDLFDIALDLLQHHRRLAVTHDTDGDTAPAVLAQKPSAFPSGTPLRFWQHWIYSLICLPSPHQSLCNTNIRDIESQSLHTGSTIWRNMIAEGLPKLGETFWRHLKNFVPAIKYLYDLKLTHAQAQKLLCCICEVIFTNPESEFEKMGVYKAVFNAVKHGIVEFIEEIIRQYPDIIWSADEHKRGIFLFATACRQEKIFSLIYHLGAKKSPLAAGWDDGLNTILHQAALKAPSSQLDRVSGAALQMQRELLWFNEVERIVHPKYKEMTNKDGKTARALFTDEHKELKKEGEEWMKKTAESSTVVAALIATIMFAAAFTLPGGLDDKTGDPRYLDRNSFMVFIISDAMSLLASSVSLLMFLRVLTSLYREEDFLISLPTKLIVGLSTLFFSIAAMMITFGINLIIMLSQRVLWVSFPIILLGSLPVTIFAMLQFPLFIEILRSTYGPGIFDKPKKWRFMSWKMKRN, from the exons ATGAG GGATTTGAAAGCAGAATCTTCAGAGCCACAAGAAAGGTCCAACATGGACCCAGTTCGAG GTACAGAGGACACTGAATACATCCGTAATTTGCCCATCTTAAGGGCTATAGATAAAGGTGACTTGGAGACTGCCAAGAACTTACTTGATAAGAACCCCGGGGCGCTAATTGCCAACCTTACGTCGGATGAGGACAAAGCTCTTCATGTTGCAGTTCTAGCTGGAAATGTAGATATTGTTGAAGAGTTGGTGAATCGGTTATCTCGAATAGACTTgcaagtgaaaaacaaaaaagattctACAGCTTTGAACTATGCTGCAATGGGAGGTATCAAAGCAATTGCTGAGCACTTGATCAGAAAGAATCGAAATTTGATTACAATCCCCAACGGTAATGGTCAAATCCCAGTTGTTGTGGCTTCTCTATATAGTCATAAAGATATGGTTTGGTATCTTTACGAAAATACTCCAAAAGAAGAGTTAAGCCCAGAGAAAGGCCCGAATGGCGCTATGCTTCTCACAACTTGTGTCATGGGAGATCTATTTG ATATTGCTTTGGATCTACTTCAACATCATCGAAGATTGGCTGTCACCCACGATACTGACGGGGATACAGCCCCTGCCGTGTTGGCTCAAAAGCCTTCTGCATTTCCAAGTGGAACTCCACTTAGATTTTGGCAGCATTGGATATATTCAC ttataTGTCTTCCTTCACCTCATCAATCTTTGTGCAACACCAATATTAGAGACATTGAAAGCCAAAGCCTCCATACTGGATCAACCATTTGGAGGAACATGATCGCAGAAG GACTTCCCAAGCTTGGGGAAACGTTTTGGCGGCACCtaaaaaattttg TCCCAGCTATCAAGTACCTTTATGACTTGAAGTTGACTCATGCCCAAGCCCAGAAATTACTGTGCTGCATTTGTGAAGTAATATTTACTAATCCTGAGTCAGAGTTTGAGAAAATGGGGGTATACAAAGCAGTATTCAATGCTGTTAAGCATGGCATTGTTGAGTTCATAGAAGAGATAATTAGGCAATATCCTGACATTATATGGAGCGCTGATGAACATAAACGAGGTATATTTCTCTTTGCCACTGCATGTCGTCAGGAAAAGATATTCAGCCTTATATATCATCTGGGTGCCAAGAAGAGCCCATTGGCAGCAGGTTGGGACGATGGTTTGAATACCATTTTACATCAAGCTGCACTAAAGGCACCATCTTCTCAGCTTGATCGTGTTTCGGGTGCAGCCCTTCAGATGCAAAGGGAGCTTCTGTGGTTCAAT GAGGTGGAGCGTATTGTACATCCCAAGTATAAGGAGATGACTAATAAAGACGGAAAAACAGCTCGAGCTCTTTTTACAGATGAGCACAAGGAGCTAAAGAAAGAGGGGGAAGAATGGATGAAGAAGACAGCAGAATCTAGCACTGTTGTGGCTGCGCTCATTGCTACCATAATGTTTGCAGCGGCCTTCACCCTTCCTGGGGGTTTAGATGATAAAACTGGTGATCCTCGATATCTGGATCGAAACTCTTTCATGGTTTTCATAATATCTGACGCAATGTCTTTGCTCGCTTCGTCAGTGTCATTGTTGATGTTCTTGCGGGTCCTCACATCACTTTATAGAGAAGAAGATTTCCTCATATCTTTACCGACAAAATTAATCGTAGGTCTCtccacccttttcttttctatagcAGCTATGATGATCACTTTCGGAATCAACCTCATTATCATGTTAAGCCAACGGGTACTTTGGGTTTCTTTTCCAATTATCTTGCTTGGTAGCCTTCCCGTCACCATTTTCGCAATGCTACAATTCCCGCTCTTCATTGAAATTTTACGTTCGACATATGGTCCTGGAATTTTCGATAAGCCAAAGAAGTGGAGGTTCATGTCAtggaaaatgaagagaaactAG